One window from the genome of Spirosoma rhododendri encodes:
- a CDS encoding helix-turn-helix domain-containing protein yields the protein MASPTLPKKIAARQHEITADFLRILDRHLADLLAGRVLDMYEIRDVADEMNIHPTHLSNTIRLTTGYAPCYFFEHKIMDIARNLLTTTRQPIAEIARTLTYDPSNFTKFFKHFQGSTPKQYREDVWAQQREADEHEKTELLTV from the coding sequence ATGGCTTCTCCTACCCTTCCGAAAAAAATAGCCGCCCGGCAACACGAAATCACCGCCGACTTTCTCCGCATTCTCGACCGGCATCTGGCCGATCTGCTGGCCGGGCGCGTGCTCGACATGTATGAAATCCGCGACGTGGCCGATGAGATGAACATTCACCCGACGCACCTGAGCAATACCATCCGGCTCACGACGGGCTACGCGCCCTGCTACTTCTTCGAACACAAGATCATGGACATTGCCCGGAACCTGCTCACGACCACCCGGCAACCCATCGCTGAAATTGCCCGGACGCTGACCTACGACCCGTCGAACTTCACTAAGTTTTTTAAGCATTTTCAGGGAAGTACGCCAAAGCAGTATCGAGAAGACGTCTGGGCGCAACAGCGGGAAGCGGATGAACACGAGAAAACTGAACTACTCACCGTTTAA
- a CDS encoding M14 family zinc carboxypeptidase, whose protein sequence is MWRKNRQVNSGGSYGVDINRNYAYYYALDNSGSSPTQTAENYRGTGAFSEKETQAMRDLFLKYPFQTVFNYHSYANACMYPFSALNPNNNPEMSTFRTAATYLAADNGFKIGNTYETLGYTSNGGAPDWQYGEQTTKAKTYAFTTEIGSSDDGFWPASSRILPLCNSTIEMNRKMLRMSTNYGRAAQRGTTAFTTKSSVLRYNFTNYGIKPGALIVSAKGLSSYVTSVGSAKTYSGMGLLQTVADSLQFTISDSTPVGTSIAFELAVDNGLSVIKDTLTLTYTSDCGTPTSLTANSVGQTTATLTWGAISGASSYAVSTKPKSSTAWSADVTVSNTSYPVSSLTPATAYDWRVKAACGIAYATSSFTTGKQTCFKESGGTVVFEAENFKTSTAGTGSAAGRTWAPVSYTSASSGTAMAVAGTGLDVQNGLNGPRLDYTLTFATTGTYYVWVRMVAGSGGTTDDSFTIGLDGTAVNLSPNTTNFNNGNKSSWTWIKAAGNTAFKVTVNTAGEHTFNLWMREDGTVVDKFILTTSSNYSPSSTGPVVSGVCTTTAGARELAAAEYVDEAVEGLQVNAYPNPLEQSLTIDVNPTDQDASLRLIDINGRTHKQATLPANQTQHTMQVGPLQTGAYFLEVIRGDKRRVIQLRRQ, encoded by the coding sequence ATGTGGCGTAAAAACCGGCAGGTTAACAGCGGTGGTTCGTACGGCGTCGATATCAACCGGAACTACGCCTATTACTATGCCCTGGATAACAGTGGTTCATCCCCAACGCAAACGGCGGAAAATTATCGGGGTACGGGTGCATTCTCAGAAAAGGAGACACAGGCCATGCGCGACCTGTTCCTGAAATATCCGTTCCAAACGGTGTTTAATTATCACTCGTATGCCAATGCCTGCATGTATCCGTTTTCGGCGCTCAATCCGAATAACAACCCGGAAATGAGTACGTTCCGGACGGCTGCCACGTATCTGGCAGCTGATAACGGCTTCAAAATTGGTAATACCTACGAAACGCTCGGATATACGTCTAATGGCGGTGCACCGGACTGGCAGTACGGTGAGCAAACGACAAAAGCCAAAACGTACGCCTTCACGACGGAGATTGGCTCGTCGGACGATGGTTTCTGGCCAGCTTCATCGCGCATTCTGCCGCTTTGTAACAGCACGATCGAGATGAATCGTAAGATGCTGCGTATGTCAACTAACTACGGTCGGGCTGCGCAGCGCGGGACCACTGCATTTACGACCAAAAGCAGCGTGCTTCGCTACAATTTCACCAACTATGGTATCAAGCCCGGTGCGCTGATCGTATCGGCCAAAGGGCTAAGTTCGTACGTAACCAGTGTAGGGTCGGCGAAAACATACAGTGGTATGGGACTGCTGCAAACGGTGGCCGATTCGCTCCAGTTTACCATCAGCGATAGCACCCCGGTTGGGACATCGATCGCCTTCGAACTGGCAGTTGACAACGGCCTGTCGGTTATCAAAGATACACTGACGCTGACCTATACGAGCGATTGTGGTACGCCCACGAGCCTAACGGCGAACAGCGTCGGGCAGACAACGGCGACCCTGACGTGGGGCGCAATATCAGGAGCTTCGTCGTACGCCGTTTCAACCAAACCGAAAAGCAGCACGGCCTGGTCGGCAGACGTGACCGTGAGCAACACGAGTTATCCGGTGAGCAGCCTGACACCGGCAACGGCCTACGACTGGCGCGTGAAAGCTGCCTGCGGTATAGCATATGCAACCAGTTCGTTTACAACGGGCAAACAGACCTGCTTTAAAGAGTCGGGCGGAACGGTAGTTTTCGAGGCTGAAAACTTCAAAACCAGCACTGCCGGTACGGGTAGCGCGGCTGGCCGGACCTGGGCACCGGTGTCCTACACATCAGCATCGTCGGGTACGGCTATGGCTGTAGCTGGTACCGGGCTGGACGTACAGAATGGCCTGAATGGCCCCCGGCTCGACTATACGTTAACCTTCGCCACGACCGGTACGTACTACGTATGGGTGCGAATGGTAGCGGGCAGCGGTGGTACAACCGATGACTCGTTCACGATTGGTCTGGACGGTACAGCGGTCAACCTAAGCCCCAACACGACCAACTTCAACAACGGTAATAAGTCGAGCTGGACGTGGATCAAAGCAGCGGGTAATACGGCTTTCAAAGTAACGGTGAATACTGCCGGTGAACACACGTTCAATCTCTGGATGCGTGAAGATGGGACCGTAGTTGACAAATTCATCCTGACGACCAGCTCGAACTACAGCCCGTCGAGCACCGGGCCGGTGGTTAGCGGTGTTTGTACGACAACGGCTGGCGCGCGCGAACTGGCAGCAGCCGAGTACGTCGACGAAGCGGTTGAGGGACTACAGGTCAATGCGTATCCAAATCCGCTTGAGCAAAGCCTGACTATCGATGTAAATCCGACTGACCAGGATGCGAGTCTGCGGCTGATCGATATCAACGGGCGTACCCACAAGCAGGCTACACTGCCTGCCAACCAGACGCAGCACACGATGCAGGTTGGTCCGTTGCAGACGGGAGCTTACTTCCTCGAAGTAATTCGGGGCGACAAACGCCGGGTTATCCAACTGCGTCGCCAATAG
- a CDS encoding DUF2306 domain-containing protein, whose translation MLDTLQKPTTPPTQPRAEIWSRQLLHWSGIILVTTVWVSAALFGLYILAFYASALYQDDMTRWNQVLPRLYERSTGTATTGIGLHFAAGGIILILGSLQLIDSVRTRFPAVHRWVGRVYVAACVFAAVGGLAFILMKGTIGGSTMNVGFALYGLLMLIAAVATYRYAVMGDMVRHRAWALRLYALAIGSWLYRIEYGFWIMFTNGLGHTKTFDGWFDQFMAFFFYLPNLLVVEAFVRASRRHVAPIARFAGSFVLLVATTFLLIGTYYFTLYYWGPAIVNWVTGSPQGRLGQ comes from the coding sequence ATGCTCGATACCTTACAAAAGCCCACCACACCGCCGACCCAACCGCGAGCCGAAATCTGGAGCCGGCAGTTGCTACACTGGTCAGGCATTATCCTCGTCACTACCGTCTGGGTCAGTGCGGCTCTGTTTGGACTGTATATTCTCGCGTTCTACGCGTCGGCCCTGTATCAGGACGACATGACCCGCTGGAATCAGGTGCTGCCACGGCTCTACGAGCGCAGCACCGGCACGGCCACCACGGGCATCGGTCTGCACTTTGCCGCCGGGGGTATCATCCTGATTCTGGGGAGCCTTCAACTTATCGATTCCGTCCGAACACGTTTTCCGGCTGTGCATCGGTGGGTCGGGCGCGTGTACGTTGCCGCCTGCGTGTTTGCGGCCGTTGGTGGGCTGGCGTTTATCCTGATGAAAGGCACCATCGGCGGCTCAACCATGAACGTCGGCTTTGCCCTGTACGGACTGCTGATGCTGATAGCCGCCGTTGCTACCTACCGCTACGCCGTCATGGGCGACATGGTCAGGCACCGGGCGTGGGCACTGCGGTTGTACGCGCTAGCCATCGGCTCGTGGCTGTACCGAATCGAGTACGGTTTCTGGATTATGTTCACCAATGGGCTGGGTCACACCAAAACGTTCGACGGCTGGTTTGACCAGTTTATGGCGTTCTTTTTTTACCTGCCTAACCTGTTGGTTGTCGAAGCGTTCGTCCGCGCCAGCCGTCGTCATGTCGCTCCCATCGCCCGGTTCGCGGGGTCCTTCGTCCTGCTGGTTGCGACCACGTTTCTGCTCATCGGCACTTACTATTTCACGCTCTACTACTGGGGACCCGCCATCGTCAACTGGGTTACAGGGTCACCTCAGGGGCGGCTAGGCCAATAA
- a CDS encoding S8 family serine peptidase, translated as MLKSVMNRLGMATVVLATGFLVSNCKSDLDMETPAPANTAANARLATGEHYVPGEVLIQFTKGLSAVSRLPILNLISGTVAETILTKTMQDAGITEGILRVKTTKEIAQVLSLLNGVPGVEFVEPNFIYTHQATSNDPLYTNGSLWGMYGSATSPANQFGSGAGTAWANNKTGSSSVIVGIIDEGYMTTHADLSANVWVNPYETVNGRDDDGNGYIDDVNGWDFAANDASVYDGTSDDHGTHVAGTIGARGGNGAGVAGVCWNVKMIALKFLGADGGSTTAAIKAIDYLTDMKTRHGLNIVASNNSWGAVASRSRCKAPSAGPTTPVSCS; from the coding sequence ATGCTGAAATCTGTAATGAATCGTCTGGGCATGGCAACGGTTGTGCTGGCAACCGGCTTTCTGGTCAGCAACTGTAAGTCGGATCTCGACATGGAAACCCCTGCGCCAGCAAACACGGCAGCCAATGCGCGACTCGCAACTGGCGAACACTATGTACCGGGCGAAGTATTGATTCAGTTTACCAAAGGGTTAAGTGCCGTTAGCCGCCTGCCCATTCTTAACCTTATCAGCGGAACGGTTGCCGAAACTATCCTAACTAAAACCATGCAGGATGCCGGCATCACCGAAGGCATACTGCGGGTGAAGACAACCAAAGAAATTGCGCAGGTGCTGAGCCTGCTGAACGGCGTGCCGGGCGTCGAATTTGTCGAACCCAACTTTATTTACACCCATCAGGCAACGTCCAACGACCCGCTGTATACCAACGGGTCGCTGTGGGGAATGTATGGGTCGGCAACTTCGCCCGCCAATCAGTTTGGTAGCGGAGCCGGAACAGCCTGGGCCAACAACAAAACCGGGTCGAGCTCGGTGATCGTCGGCATTATCGACGAAGGCTACATGACCACCCACGCCGATCTGAGTGCCAATGTCTGGGTGAATCCATACGAGACGGTAAACGGTCGCGACGACGATGGTAACGGCTATATCGACGATGTAAACGGCTGGGATTTTGCGGCCAACGACGCCAGCGTATACGACGGTACGTCAGACGATCACGGTACGCACGTAGCCGGAACCATCGGCGCGCGCGGTGGTAACGGCGCGGGTGTGGCCGGTGTCTGCTGGAACGTAAAAATGATTGCACTGAAGTTTCTGGGTGCCGACGGTGGGTCGACAACGGCCGCTATCAAAGCCATCGATTACCTGACTGATATGAAAACGCGGCACGGCCTGAACATCGTGGCCAGCAACAACTCGTGGGGGGCGGTGGCTTCTCGCAGTCGCTGCAAAGCGCCATCGGCCGGGCCAACAACGCCGGTATCCTGTTCGTAG
- a CDS encoding S8 family serine peptidase produces MGGGGFSQSLQSAIGRANNAGILFVAAAGNGGSDGVGDNNDQTANYPSNYTNANVIAVASITSSGALSSFSNYGAQTVDIGAPGSGIQSTLPYTGTTPSYGAYSGTSMATPHVTGAIALYKSINTSATASQIKSAILNAGAATSSLSGKCVTGDRLRVSSF; encoded by the coding sequence GTGGGGGGCGGTGGCTTCTCGCAGTCGCTGCAAAGCGCCATCGGCCGGGCCAACAACGCCGGTATCCTGTTCGTAGCCGCTGCCGGTAACGGTGGTAGCGATGGCGTTGGCGATAACAACGATCAGACAGCCAACTATCCCTCGAACTACACTAATGCCAACGTGATTGCCGTTGCGTCGATCACGTCGTCGGGTGCTTTGTCGAGCTTCTCCAACTACGGCGCGCAGACGGTCGACATCGGGGCTCCGGGTTCGGGTATTCAGTCGACCCTGCCATACACGGGTACGACTCCGTCCTATGGTGCCTACAGCGGCACATCGATGGCGACACCACACGTGACGGGGGCCATTGCGCTCTACAAATCGATCAACACATCGGCTACGGCGTCGCAGATCAAATCAGCGATCCTGAACGCAGGAGCGGCTACGTCGTCGCTGTCGGGCAAGTGCGTAACCGGCGATCGACTACGGGTCAGCTCGTTCTAA
- a CDS encoding RES family NAD+ phosphorylase has protein sequence MLLYRIADDRYANDLNGTGGLFAPGRWHRRNTAILYLTERVSLAKLEVLANSPGLPTGRALVTVELPDNPSMRLVELKDLPLGWHEWPYLDELADITEQWIREQNCWIMRVPSAQSFSEYNYLLNPLHPEHQSLKIVSIEPHPFDARLKG, from the coding sequence ATGCTGCTGTATCGCATTGCCGACGACCGCTACGCCAATGACCTTAACGGGACGGGCGGTTTGTTCGCACCGGGACGTTGGCACCGACGTAACACAGCAATTCTTTATCTGACCGAACGCGTTTCATTAGCAAAACTAGAAGTACTGGCGAATTCGCCGGGCTTACCAACTGGCCGCGCACTGGTCACGGTCGAACTACCGGACAATCCGTCAATGCGGCTGGTCGAGCTAAAAGATTTGCCGCTGGGCTGGCACGAATGGCCTTATCTGGATGAGTTAGCCGATATCACCGAGCAGTGGATTCGTGAACAGAACTGCTGGATCATGCGCGTCCCCTCCGCCCAATCCTTTTCAGAATACAACTACTTGCTGAATCCGCTGCACCCGGAGCATCAGTCGCTGAAAATCGTTAGTATCGAACCACACCCCTTCGATGCGCGGTTAAAAGGTTAA
- the fumC gene encoding class II fumarate hydratase — MNFRIEKDTMGQVQVPADVYWGAQTQRSIENFKIARDTDKMPKPIIEAFAYLKKAAALTNLDAGTLPQEKSDLIGQVADEILAGKLDDQFPLVVWQTGSGTQSNMNVNEVIAYRGHVLQGGQLTDEKKFLHPNDDVNKSQSSNDTFPTAMHIAAYKILLDVTIPGIKKLRDTLDAKAKQFMHVVKIGRTHFMDATPLTVGQEFSGYVSQLDHGLRAINNTLPHLSELALGGTAVGTGINTPPGYSENVAKHIAELTGLPFITAENKFEALAAHDAIVEAHGALKTVAASMMKIGNDIRMLSSGPRAGIGELHIPDNEPGSSIMPGKVNPTQCEAMTMVAAQVMGNDVAINIGGMNGHFELNVFKPVMIYNFLHSARLIGDVCVSFNDKCAEGIEPIEANIRKHVESSLMLVTALNTKIGYYKAAEIAQTAHKNGSTLKETAVQLGYLTPDEFDQWVVPGDMVGEVK; from the coding sequence ATGAATTTCCGTATCGAAAAAGACACGATGGGGCAGGTGCAGGTACCGGCCGATGTCTATTGGGGCGCCCAAACCCAGCGCTCGATTGAAAACTTCAAGATCGCACGGGACACCGACAAGATGCCCAAACCGATCATCGAAGCCTTCGCTTACCTCAAAAAGGCCGCTGCGCTGACTAACCTCGACGCGGGTACGCTGCCGCAGGAGAAAAGCGACCTAATCGGGCAGGTAGCCGACGAGATTCTGGCCGGTAAACTCGACGATCAGTTCCCGCTCGTGGTCTGGCAAACGGGTTCGGGTACGCAGTCGAACATGAACGTCAACGAGGTGATTGCCTACCGGGGCCACGTGTTGCAGGGCGGTCAGCTGACCGACGAGAAGAAGTTTTTGCACCCTAACGACGATGTCAACAAGTCGCAGTCGAGCAACGATACGTTCCCGACGGCGATGCACATCGCAGCTTACAAAATCCTGCTCGACGTTACGATTCCGGGCATCAAAAAGCTGCGCGATACGCTCGACGCCAAGGCGAAGCAGTTTATGCACGTCGTGAAAATTGGCCGGACGCACTTCATGGACGCTACCCCGCTGACGGTTGGGCAGGAATTTTCGGGCTACGTTTCGCAGCTCGATCACGGCCTCCGCGCCATCAACAACACGCTGCCGCACCTGAGCGAACTGGCCTTGGGCGGAACGGCCGTCGGAACGGGGATCAACACCCCGCCGGGCTATTCGGAGAACGTCGCCAAGCATATCGCGGAGTTGACGGGTCTGCCGTTTATCACGGCTGAAAACAAGTTTGAAGCCCTGGCCGCGCACGATGCCATTGTGGAAGCCCACGGAGCGCTGAAAACGGTTGCCGCCAGTATGATGAAAATTGGCAATGACATCCGGATGCTGTCGTCGGGGCCACGCGCGGGCATCGGCGAACTCCATATCCCCGACAATGAGCCTGGTTCGAGCATTATGCCCGGCAAGGTAAATCCCACGCAGTGCGAAGCCATGACAATGGTTGCCGCGCAGGTGATGGGCAACGACGTCGCGATCAACATCGGCGGTATGAACGGTCATTTCGAACTGAACGTGTTCAAGCCCGTGATGATTTACAATTTCCTGCATTCGGCCCGGCTCATCGGCGACGTTTGCGTATCGTTCAACGACAAGTGCGCGGAAGGAATCGAGCCGATCGAAGCCAATATCCGCAAGCACGTCGAGTCGTCGCTGATGCTGGTTACGGCCCTGAACACGAAGATTGGCTACTATAAAGCTGCTGAAATCGCGCAGACCGCCCACAAAAACGGCTCGACGCTCAAGGAAACCGCCGTTCAGCTCGGCTACCTGACCCCCGACGAATTCGATCAGTGGGTCGTGCCGGGCGACATGGTTGGCGAAGTGAAATAG
- a CDS encoding DUF6934 family protein: MNEPAYPFQEGPLEYTYRFESVSEQAVIQKVVLFTETSRAGLFNMALVDELSDGELSDIVVSNNEDLIMVLATVFRIAEHFLNRSPSYGIIFQGSDERRTRLYRIAISRELAVLSKTYELFGFKNDRFTLFQSNQDYERFLIRRRS; the protein is encoded by the coding sequence ATGAACGAACCCGCGTATCCGTTTCAGGAGGGGCCGCTTGAGTATACGTATCGTTTTGAAAGTGTCAGTGAGCAGGCTGTTATTCAGAAGGTAGTTCTCTTTACGGAAACGAGTCGTGCAGGTTTATTTAACATGGCTTTGGTTGACGAACTATCAGATGGAGAATTGTCAGACATCGTCGTCAGTAACAATGAGGATTTGATCATGGTGTTGGCGACGGTGTTTCGAATAGCTGAGCATTTTCTGAATCGCTCTCCGTCGTACGGTATCATCTTCCAAGGAAGTGATGAGCGACGTACTCGCCTGTATAGAATCGCAATTAGTCGCGAATTGGCAGTTCTGTCCAAGACATACGAACTATTTGGATTTAAAAATGATAGGTTTACGTTGTTCCAGTCAAATCAGGACTACGAACGGTTTCTAATTCGCAGACGATCATGA
- a CDS encoding outer membrane beta-barrel protein, which produces MKKFLAGIFVLFAVAAQAQEYKPFKVNVSIGYAKPFNAGVSGGFLVAVEPKYGFNDHFDLGLRLELASVARGVQVNGNTTTGDVSAYSSYLITGNYLFGSSSVRPFVGAGLGLFTIGSGGTVVIASNGQANQNINLVSDTKFGGMIRAGVKLSHFVVAAEYNAVPTTNAAGTNTQITSENSYLGVKIGFDIGGGRK; this is translated from the coding sequence ATGAAAAAGTTTCTTGCCGGAATTTTCGTCCTATTCGCTGTCGCAGCACAGGCGCAGGAGTACAAACCGTTCAAGGTGAATGTATCGATCGGGTACGCGAAACCTTTTAACGCTGGTGTATCGGGCGGTTTTTTGGTTGCTGTTGAACCGAAGTATGGCTTCAACGACCATTTTGATCTGGGTCTGCGACTCGAACTGGCGTCGGTAGCACGGGGTGTGCAGGTAAACGGCAACACCACCACAGGCGATGTCAGCGCTTATTCGTCGTACCTGATCACGGGTAACTATCTGTTCGGATCAAGCAGTGTACGGCCGTTTGTAGGTGCCGGTCTGGGTTTGTTTACGATTGGGTCGGGCGGCACGGTCGTTATCGCCAGCAATGGTCAGGCTAACCAGAACATCAACCTGGTGAGCGACACCAAGTTCGGCGGTATGATCCGGGCGGGCGTTAAGCTGAGCCACTTTGTCGTGGCCGCTGAATACAACGCTGTTCCAACAACAAACGCTGCTGGGACGAACACGCAGATCACCAGTGAGAACTCGTACCTCGGCGTCAAAATCGGTTTCGATATCGGCGGTGGCCGGAAGTAA
- a CDS encoding dienelactone hydrolase family protein, whose amino-acid sequence MDQRIINLFDEYTHKPLKRDDFLKRLAKLTGSMAAALATLPLLEINYAHAETVPPTDDRIKTESITYPGDGITMKGYLAVPAAKGKYPAVVVIHENRGLNPHIEDITRRLATAGFLALAPDALSAAGGTPTDEAQMRELFGKLDPVATRHNFEKAVEYLKTRPDSTGKVGCVGFCWGGAMANQLAINSPDMKAAVAYYGRQPDAADVSKIKGAVLLQYGGLDERVNAGIPAYEEALKKANIPYELYVYEGAQHAFNNDTAPTRYNEAAAKLAWSRTLTFLKQKLA is encoded by the coding sequence ATGGATCAGCGCATTATCAACCTGTTTGACGAATACACGCACAAACCACTCAAACGCGACGATTTCCTGAAACGACTGGCAAAGCTGACCGGTAGCATGGCGGCTGCACTGGCAACCCTGCCCCTGCTGGAAATAAATTACGCCCACGCCGAAACCGTCCCCCCAACCGACGACCGCATCAAAACCGAGTCGATTACGTATCCGGGTGACGGAATTACGATGAAAGGCTATCTGGCCGTGCCAGCCGCGAAAGGAAAGTACCCGGCGGTGGTAGTCATTCACGAAAACCGGGGGCTGAATCCGCACATCGAAGACATCACACGTCGGCTCGCGACGGCGGGCTTTCTGGCACTGGCCCCCGATGCCCTTTCGGCCGCTGGCGGTACGCCCACCGACGAAGCCCAGATGCGTGAACTATTCGGCAAGCTGGACCCGGTCGCGACGCGCCATAACTTCGAGAAAGCTGTTGAGTACCTAAAAACCCGACCCGACAGCACCGGCAAGGTTGGTTGCGTTGGCTTCTGCTGGGGTGGTGCGATGGCTAATCAGCTGGCTATCAATTCGCCGGATATGAAAGCCGCCGTCGCTTATTACGGCCGGCAACCCGACGCAGCCGACGTTTCGAAGATCAAAGGGGCGGTGCTATTGCAGTACGGCGGGCTGGACGAGCGCGTCAACGCGGGGATTCCGGCGTACGAGGAAGCGCTGAAGAAAGCTAATATCCCGTATGAACTGTACGTCTACGAAGGGGCGCAACACGCTTTTAACAACGACACCGCCCCGACGCGCTACAACGAAGCCGCTGCCAAACTGGCCTGGTCGCGCACGCTAACGTTCCTGAAGCAGAAACTGGCCTGA
- a CDS encoding SDR family oxidoreductase, giving the protein MATEQKIALVTGGSRGLGKDMALRLAEKGIDVLLTYNSQKDDADAVVAQIQEKGQRAAALQLNTGDIASFDGFYEQVKTTLSETFQADTFNFLINNAGIGMYVPFAQVTEAQFDELHNIHFKGVYFLTQKALPLLTDGGRIINISSGLTRITMPGSSAYASMKGAIETFTKYLAKELGARKITANVVAPGAIETDFGGGRTRDNADINKMIASLTALGRVGLPTDIGGVIAFLCTDDSYWINGQRIEVSGGQGL; this is encoded by the coding sequence ATGGCAACCGAACAGAAAATCGCATTAGTGACCGGCGGCAGCCGGGGATTAGGTAAAGACATGGCCCTGCGGCTGGCCGAAAAAGGTATCGACGTCCTGCTGACCTATAACAGCCAGAAAGACGATGCCGACGCCGTCGTCGCGCAGATCCAGGAAAAAGGCCAACGGGCCGCAGCGCTTCAACTGAATACGGGCGACATCGCGTCGTTCGACGGTTTTTACGAGCAGGTAAAAACCACGCTGTCGGAAACGTTTCAGGCCGACACGTTCAACTTCCTCATCAACAACGCTGGGATTGGGATGTACGTCCCGTTTGCGCAGGTGACCGAAGCGCAGTTCGATGAGTTGCACAACATTCACTTTAAGGGCGTTTACTTCCTGACGCAGAAAGCCCTGCCGCTGCTGACCGACGGTGGTCGGATCATCAACATCTCGTCGGGGCTGACGCGTATTACGATGCCCGGCTCGTCGGCGTATGCCAGCATGAAAGGTGCTATTGAAACCTTTACGAAATATCTGGCGAAGGAACTCGGTGCGCGGAAAATCACGGCCAACGTCGTTGCGCCGGGGGCTATCGAAACCGACTTTGGCGGGGGCCGCACCCGCGACAATGCCGACATCAACAAGATGATCGCGTCGCTGACGGCACTGGGGCGCGTGGGCCTGCCTACCGATATTGGTGGCGTAATCGCGTTCCTCTGCACCGACGATTCCTACTGGATCAACGGGCAGCGCATCGAAGTATCGGGCGGACAGGGATTGTAA
- the parS gene encoding type II RES/Xre toxin-antitoxin system antitoxin — translation MQVPINRILEGLGGDRFIKRPIRHDYDLIELVKEGLPMESVAFLQSNLGFTNKEMSHILAISESTYQRRIRAKSRLTQDETEKAISLSEIYEKGIDVFRSKPDFEGWLQTKVPAMGNQRPVDMLDSMIGRQHVMDGLNRILHGIFS, via the coding sequence ATGCAGGTACCGATTAACCGAATTTTGGAAGGGCTGGGGGGCGACCGGTTTATCAAACGACCCATCCGGCACGATTACGACCTCATCGAACTGGTCAAGGAAGGCTTGCCGATGGAGTCGGTGGCGTTTCTGCAAAGCAATCTGGGCTTTACCAACAAAGAGATGAGCCATATTCTGGCGATCTCGGAAAGCACCTACCAACGCCGGATTCGGGCAAAATCCAGACTGACGCAGGATGAAACCGAGAAGGCCATTTCGTTATCAGAGATTTACGAGAAGGGGATCGACGTGTTCAGAAGTAAACCTGATTTTGAAGGCTGGTTGCAGACGAAGGTCCCGGCTATGGGCAATCAGCGACCTGTTGATATGCTCGATTCAATGATTGGTCGTCAGCATGTTATGGACGGACTGAATCGAATTCTACACGGTATTTTTTCCTGA